In the genome of Mycobacterium kansasii ATCC 12478, one region contains:
- a CDS encoding ferritin-like domain-containing protein — translation MTSIVKTSVESMVRGLPIKAQNKIHQTLDSVGLMLSVQNPKVAVSMAPSAVRGLVLGKGKRGDHVDMPAHHSAHFRLNYQSDFAEMYDLYRRAVSKQWDGNADLPWELDVTPDNPDAQILPRSFVPFKEIEGFGVRLTALEERNLTWDIAAWLLSQFMHGEQGALFASAQVTECVHWTDAKLYGATQVMDEGRHLEVFLRYLDTKLEKIYTVNDNLFVLIDELMTDGRWDFKFLGMQIMIEGLALGAFTTIFQQTREPLLKQLLKMVIQDEARHVHYGVLALRDHITQNISEKERREREDWVYEVALLMRNRFLMHEVYEEWFSHKVPLKVWDQQMLDSPSMVKFRSIMFERLIPNLEYIGLMSDRIKTHYEKSGLTRYLGGKNATQLTEDDLTVDAGTGYDSDEMPAELQELAAGASPSRVG, via the coding sequence ATGACTTCGATAGTGAAGACTTCGGTGGAATCGATGGTGCGCGGGCTACCGATCAAGGCGCAGAACAAGATTCACCAGACCCTCGACAGTGTCGGGTTGATGCTGTCGGTGCAGAACCCGAAAGTTGCCGTATCCATGGCACCTTCGGCGGTTCGGGGCCTGGTGCTGGGCAAAGGCAAGCGCGGCGATCACGTGGATATGCCTGCCCACCACAGTGCGCACTTCCGGCTCAACTACCAAAGCGACTTCGCCGAGATGTATGACCTCTACCGTCGCGCGGTGTCCAAGCAGTGGGACGGTAATGCCGACCTGCCTTGGGAACTCGACGTCACCCCCGACAACCCCGACGCGCAAATCCTGCCGCGCAGTTTCGTGCCGTTCAAGGAAATCGAGGGATTCGGCGTCCGGCTGACGGCGCTGGAGGAGCGCAACCTGACCTGGGACATCGCGGCGTGGCTGCTCAGCCAGTTCATGCACGGTGAGCAAGGCGCCCTGTTCGCTTCGGCTCAGGTGACCGAGTGCGTGCATTGGACCGACGCGAAACTCTACGGAGCAACCCAGGTCATGGACGAGGGCCGGCACCTCGAGGTGTTCCTGCGCTACCTCGACACCAAGCTCGAGAAGATCTACACCGTCAACGACAACCTGTTCGTGCTCATCGACGAGCTGATGACCGACGGCCGTTGGGATTTCAAATTCCTCGGTATGCAGATCATGATCGAGGGCCTGGCGCTCGGCGCGTTCACCACCATTTTCCAGCAGACGCGCGAGCCGCTGCTCAAACAGCTGCTCAAGATGGTGATCCAGGACGAAGCCCGCCATGTGCACTACGGTGTGCTGGCGTTGCGCGACCACATCACCCAGAACATCTCGGAGAAGGAACGTCGCGAGCGCGAAGACTGGGTCTATGAGGTGGCGCTGCTGATGCGTAACCGGTTCCTGATGCACGAGGTGTACGAAGAGTGGTTCTCCCACAAGGTGCCGCTCAAGGTCTGGGACCAACAGATGCTGGATTCGCCCAGCATGGTCAAGTTCCGCAGCATCATGTTCGAGCGGCTCATTCCCAACCTCGAATACATCGGGCTGATGAGCGACCGGATCAAGACTCACTACGAAAAGTCCGGGCTCACCCGATATCTGGGCGGCAAGAACGCCACGCAGCTCACCGAGGACGACCTGACCGTCGACGCGGGTACCGGTTACGACTCCGACGAGATGCCGGCTGAATTGCAGGAGTTGGCGGCGGGCGCCTCGCCCTCGAGAGTCGGGTAG
- a CDS encoding SpoIIE family protein phosphatase, producing the protein MTPLSPPAGSRPRPRHRLADWWSIAGLFGVVAVVYGGGAELAWHSSGIAAVGVSAGADSLWQAFGPAVGFAFFPPAGVTVAAMLLTNRSRWPAVLAAIVTAELVVDAHHGMDMLAAAGLAAANAIEPLVGASLVRAWCGSAPDLRRRTDLARYVAGACVLGPLVGGLLGAAVGVAYAGIWWPGGVVRWVAADGLGALVVGAPALLWPRQRQLLAARRVEATLVVVLAAALSVAAFSVNSPPALLLLPVLAWAAFRLEVIGAALASAVLAVAANYMTAAGRGAFAAAALPGPARLAATQGFIAVIMLVSLLIGQEAAGRISAIRQRQAEQRERTRLESLARLGESLAAALTPEEIGRATSVEVRTYAGVHALALGLLSDDGNTLHWMHMAGELPPIVTQFADGLPLTQWCAATDAMSTGVPVLIRDEAEYQRRYPETAQWTMAAGIASMGVWPLAIGQSRIGVLELAWSRSQPLDATQRSFASAVASMVTQALIRARAYADEHTRAAVLQAAVLPASPPEVAGLDLAVCYHPADVTHGLGGDWWDAMPLPKNRTYLAVGDVVGHGLAAVEDMVQLRAAGRALAVQGLPPSQLLAELNTFTGHASHGKFATLTVAIFDPGSGVLHYGSAGHPPSLLRRCGSGKVVRLGGGRGPVLGPRRHAAYDQDQVLIEAGDILVMYTDGLIDRRGHDIEKALAQTEQLIIGWQAHTSLREACQRLTTTLAPPPRDDDVCVLAVTFR; encoded by the coding sequence GTGACTCCGCTGTCGCCGCCGGCTGGGTCCCGGCCACGCCCCCGACATCGCCTCGCCGACTGGTGGTCGATCGCGGGCCTATTCGGCGTGGTCGCAGTGGTCTATGGCGGTGGCGCGGAATTGGCGTGGCATTCGTCGGGCATCGCCGCGGTCGGAGTTTCGGCGGGCGCAGACTCGTTGTGGCAGGCGTTCGGTCCCGCGGTGGGATTCGCGTTTTTCCCGCCCGCGGGCGTGACGGTGGCCGCGATGCTGCTGACCAATCGGTCGCGCTGGCCGGCGGTCCTCGCCGCGATCGTGACTGCCGAACTTGTGGTCGATGCGCACCATGGGATGGACATGTTGGCAGCTGCCGGGCTTGCCGCGGCCAACGCGATCGAGCCGTTAGTGGGTGCGTCGCTGGTCCGGGCATGGTGTGGGAGCGCGCCGGACCTGCGGCGGCGCACCGATCTTGCCCGCTATGTCGCCGGGGCATGTGTGTTGGGCCCGTTGGTCGGCGGGCTTCTGGGTGCAGCGGTCGGTGTGGCGTACGCGGGAATCTGGTGGCCAGGTGGTGTGGTGCGCTGGGTGGCTGCCGACGGGCTGGGTGCTTTGGTGGTCGGTGCACCGGCCCTTCTGTGGCCGCGCCAGCGCCAGCTCCTGGCTGCCCGGCGGGTGGAGGCGACGCTGGTAGTCGTCCTTGCCGCCGCGCTGTCGGTGGCCGCATTTTCGGTCAATTCACCACCGGCATTGTTGCTGCTGCCCGTGCTGGCCTGGGCGGCGTTTCGGCTGGAAGTGATCGGCGCGGCCCTGGCCAGCGCCGTGCTGGCGGTCGCCGCCAACTACATGACCGCCGCCGGCCGCGGCGCGTTTGCCGCGGCAGCGCTGCCGGGGCCGGCCCGGCTGGCTGCCACGCAGGGATTTATCGCTGTCATCATGCTGGTTTCCCTGTTGATCGGCCAAGAAGCTGCTGGGCGGATCTCCGCGATCAGGCAGCGGCAGGCCGAACAGCGCGAACGGACCCGCCTGGAATCGTTGGCGCGCCTGGGCGAGTCACTCGCGGCCGCGCTGACCCCCGAGGAAATCGGTCGGGCCACCTCCGTGGAGGTGCGCACGTATGCCGGGGTGCACGCTTTGGCGCTGGGACTGCTCAGCGACGACGGCAACACCCTGCACTGGATGCACATGGCCGGTGAGCTGCCGCCCATCGTGACGCAATTTGCCGATGGGCTGCCGTTGACGCAGTGGTGCGCGGCCACCGACGCGATGAGCACCGGGGTCCCGGTATTGATCCGCGACGAAGCCGAGTATCAGCGGCGTTACCCCGAGACCGCGCAGTGGACGATGGCGGCCGGCATCGCCTCGATGGGTGTGTGGCCATTGGCCATCGGGCAAAGCCGCATCGGCGTGTTGGAGCTGGCGTGGAGCCGGTCCCAGCCGCTGGACGCCACTCAGCGCTCGTTCGCCTCGGCGGTGGCGTCCATGGTCACCCAGGCACTGATCCGTGCCCGGGCCTACGCTGACGAGCACACCCGGGCGGCGGTGCTGCAGGCGGCCGTGCTGCCGGCATCTCCCCCCGAGGTCGCGGGCCTGGATCTGGCGGTGTGCTATCACCCCGCGGATGTGACTCATGGGCTGGGCGGGGACTGGTGGGACGCGATGCCGCTGCCGAAGAACCGGACCTACCTGGCGGTCGGTGATGTGGTGGGCCATGGTCTGGCCGCGGTGGAGGACATGGTCCAGCTCCGCGCGGCCGGGCGTGCGCTGGCGGTTCAGGGGCTGCCGCCGTCCCAGCTGCTCGCCGAGCTGAATACCTTTACCGGCCATGCCAGCCACGGAAAGTTCGCCACCCTGACGGTGGCGATCTTCGACCCCGGGTCCGGCGTGCTGCATTACGGTTCCGCCGGTCATCCGCCATCGCTGCTGCGCCGTTGTGGCAGCGGCAAGGTCGTCCGGCTCGGCGGGGGCCGTGGACCGGTGCTAGGCCCGCGCCGCCACGCCGCCTACGACCAGGACCAGGTGCTCATCGAAGCCGGCGACATCCTGGTGATGTATACCGACGGCCTCATCGACCGCCGTGGCCACGACATCGAGAAGGCATTGGCCCAAACCGAGCAACTCATCATCGGCTGGCAGGCGCATACCTCGTTGCGCGAGGCGTGCCAGAGGCTCACCACAACTCTGGCGCCGCCGCCACGCGACGACGACGTGTGCGTACTTGCCGTCACATTCCGATAA
- the pncA gene encoding pyrazinamidase PncA produces the protein MRALIIVDLQNDFCEGGSVPVAGADRLARAINDYLAGRPGYRHVVATEDFHIDPGDHFSDQPDYCSSWPAHCRAGSRGADFHPDLDTGHLEAVFRKGAYGAAYSGAEGVDEHGTTLPDWLRQRGIDEVDVVGVATDHCVRRTAEDMDRAGFTTRVLVDLTAGASADTTNEALTQLRTAGIALARSR, from the coding sequence GTGCGAGCGCTGATCATTGTCGACCTGCAGAACGATTTCTGCGAAGGCGGCTCGGTGCCGGTGGCGGGTGCCGATCGACTGGCCCGGGCGATCAACGACTACCTGGCCGGCCGGCCCGGTTATCGTCACGTGGTGGCCACCGAGGATTTCCACATCGATCCCGGCGACCACTTCTCCGACCAGCCGGACTATTGCTCGTCGTGGCCTGCGCACTGCCGCGCCGGAAGCCGCGGCGCCGACTTCCACCCCGACCTCGACACCGGCCACCTCGAGGCCGTCTTCCGCAAGGGTGCCTACGGCGCCGCCTACAGCGGCGCCGAGGGCGTCGACGAGCATGGCACCACGCTGCCGGACTGGCTGCGGCAACGGGGGATCGACGAGGTCGACGTGGTCGGCGTCGCCACCGATCATTGCGTGCGGCGCACCGCCGAGGACATGGACCGCGCCGGCTTCACGACCCGGGTGTTGGTCGACCTGACCGCGGGAGCGTCGGCCGATACCACCAACGAGGCGCTGACGCAGCTGCGCACCGCCGGCATCGCGCTGGCCCGGAGCCGCTGA
- a CDS encoding DoxX family protein — MLIRRIARPMLSAAFIGQGVESLLNPKPAAEAAQPTVSGLRTLPDPIGSSIPSNAETFAQINAAVQIGGGVLLATGRLPRLASAALALTVIPGNLGTHMFWSEPDPAAKAHKRREFLTDLSLLGGLIIASADTAGKPSLAWRGRRAASRLSEAVSSTLPGSDDTLLGSELGDLGDKIVHGLKAGAERGRELAETAAEKGAPYAEAALERGRHLAGTAAEKGAPLAEAARARGEKLASKARLRRLELAETVRHQGAHLADTAVARGSHLADTAREQVKRQGKRRRS; from the coding sequence ATGTTGATTCGCAGAATCGCCCGACCCATGCTCTCAGCGGCGTTCATCGGCCAGGGTGTGGAGTCGCTACTCAACCCGAAGCCCGCGGCGGAAGCCGCCCAGCCCACCGTGAGCGGATTGCGGACGCTGCCCGATCCCATCGGCAGCAGCATTCCGTCCAATGCCGAGACGTTCGCTCAGATCAACGCGGCCGTCCAGATCGGGGGTGGCGTGCTGCTGGCCACCGGCCGACTGCCCCGCCTCGCCTCCGCGGCGCTGGCGCTGACCGTGATACCGGGAAACCTTGGCACCCATATGTTTTGGAGCGAACCCGATCCGGCGGCCAAGGCGCATAAGCGGCGCGAATTCCTGACCGACCTGAGCCTGCTGGGCGGGCTGATCATCGCCTCGGCGGACACCGCGGGCAAGCCGTCGTTGGCGTGGCGCGGCCGGCGCGCGGCGAGCCGGCTCTCCGAAGCGGTCTCCTCGACGCTGCCAGGATCAGACGACACACTGCTGGGCTCTGAGCTCGGAGACCTCGGGGACAAGATTGTGCACGGCCTGAAGGCCGGAGCCGAGCGTGGCCGGGAGCTGGCCGAGACAGCCGCCGAAAAGGGCGCGCCCTACGCCGAGGCCGCCTTGGAACGCGGCCGCCATCTGGCAGGCACCGCGGCCGAAAAGGGCGCGCCACTGGCCGAGGCGGCGCGCGCCCGGGGCGAAAAACTGGCCAGCAAGGCCCGGCTGCGCCGCCTGGAACTCGCCGAGACCGTGCGTCACCAGGGTGCCCATCTCGCCGACACAGCGGTGGCACGCGGCAGCCATCTGGCCGACACCGCACGTGAGCAGGTCAAGCGCCAGGGCAAGCGCCGTCGAAGCTAG
- a CDS encoding ABC transporter substrate-binding protein, with protein MFDKPFARRRLLRGAGALTVASLAPWPSGCASDDDALTFFFAANPDEADARMRIVEEFCRRHPDIKVRTLLSGPGPLQQISTFCAGGKCPDVLMAWELSYAGLADRGVLLDLNTMLARDPGFAAELSSDGIGPLYETFTYNGGQYAFPEQWSGNYLYYNKRLFAEAGIRPPPTGWEQPWSFAEFLDAARALTKRDAAGRVSQWGFVDTFVPTISAGLFAMNNGVPWSSPRMNPSHLNLDNAAFIEAVQFYADLTNKHKVAPTASELQSTATPELFSRGKAAMALGGHWRYQTFDRADGLDFNVTALPLGPRGHAPCSNIGATGLAIAASCQRREQAWEFVKFATGPVGQALIGETNLFVPVVWSAINSAGFAKAHSRVDNLAVLTGGPSHSQGLPITPAWPKVYALMERTFGPVLRGSRPATSLTGLSRAVDEVLRSP; from the coding sequence ATGTTCGACAAGCCGTTCGCGCGGCGGCGCCTGTTGCGGGGAGCGGGTGCACTCACCGTGGCGTCCTTGGCGCCGTGGCCCTCCGGCTGTGCCTCCGACGATGACGCCTTGACCTTCTTCTTCGCAGCCAATCCCGACGAAGCGGATGCCCGGATGCGCATCGTCGAGGAGTTCTGCCGCCGCCACCCCGACATCAAGGTGCGGACCTTGCTGTCCGGGCCAGGGCCGCTGCAACAGATATCGACGTTCTGCGCCGGCGGCAAATGTCCCGATGTGCTGATGGCGTGGGAGTTGAGCTACGCCGGATTGGCTGACCGGGGTGTGCTGCTGGACCTGAACACCATGCTGGCGCGGGATCCCGGTTTCGCCGCCGAGCTGTCATCGGACGGCATTGGGCCACTGTATGAGACGTTCACCTATAACGGCGGCCAATACGCCTTTCCGGAGCAATGGTCGGGAAATTACTTGTACTACAACAAGCGGCTTTTCGCCGAGGCCGGCATACGCCCACCGCCCACGGGTTGGGAGCAGCCGTGGAGTTTCGCCGAATTCCTCGACGCGGCTCGCGCGCTCACCAAGCGCGATGCCGCGGGACGGGTCAGCCAGTGGGGGTTTGTCGACACCTTTGTCCCGACCATCTCCGCCGGACTGTTCGCCATGAACAACGGCGTGCCGTGGTCCTCGCCGAGAATGAACCCGTCGCATCTCAACTTGGACAACGCCGCATTCATCGAAGCCGTCCAGTTCTACGCCGACCTGACCAACAAGCATAAGGTGGCGCCCACCGCATCCGAGCTCCAGTCGACGGCCACGCCGGAGTTGTTCTCGCGGGGCAAGGCGGCGATGGCACTGGGCGGGCACTGGCGCTACCAGACGTTCGACCGCGCCGACGGCCTGGATTTCAATGTGACCGCGCTGCCGTTGGGCCCACGGGGGCATGCGCCCTGCTCCAATATCGGAGCTACCGGATTGGCCATCGCGGCCAGTTGTCAGCGCCGGGAGCAGGCATGGGAGTTCGTCAAGTTCGCAACCGGACCCGTGGGTCAGGCGTTGATCGGCGAAACCAACCTTTTCGTGCCGGTCGTGTGGTCTGCGATCAACTCGGCCGGATTCGCCAAAGCACACAGTAGGGTTGACAATCTCGCCGTACTCACCGGAGGACCGAGCCATTCCCAGGGCCTGCCCATCACCCCGGCGTGGCCGAAGGTCTACGCCCTGATGGAGCGCACCTTCGGACCGGTACTACGCGGATCCCGCCCGGCGACATCGCTGACCGGGCTGTCGCGAGCCGTCGACGAGGTGCTGCGCAGTCCGTGA
- a CDS encoding TetR/AcrR family transcriptional regulator has protein sequence MIRVVRPFRGVSAEERRDLRRNQLLEGCLEVAGTVGMAATTIEAVSRQAGLSKRYFYESFRTRDELFVTLAQGLLAEISSGVLDSMTDSATELIDRARMGIGRVITVLTDDPRKARLFTDLIGSELLKDTVGGAEHELAELLTQLLLAGTGSDQSQYHRLRLATLVIVAGTAKAVTSWLDGKLTVSRDDLIEEVAQMSVAAAHTVRSDL, from the coding sequence GTGATCCGCGTCGTGAGGCCATTTCGCGGCGTCAGCGCAGAGGAACGACGCGACCTGCGCCGAAATCAGTTGCTCGAGGGGTGCCTGGAAGTTGCCGGCACCGTCGGGATGGCGGCGACGACCATCGAGGCGGTCAGTCGGCAGGCCGGCCTGTCGAAGCGGTACTTCTATGAGAGCTTCCGGACCCGCGACGAGCTGTTCGTGACCCTGGCGCAGGGTCTGCTCGCCGAAATCAGCAGCGGCGTCCTCGATTCGATGACAGATTCCGCCACGGAGCTGATAGATCGCGCGCGGATGGGCATCGGCCGGGTGATCACCGTGCTGACCGATGATCCCCGCAAGGCGCGGTTGTTCACCGACCTGATCGGCAGCGAGCTGCTCAAAGACACCGTCGGCGGGGCCGAGCACGAACTCGCCGAGCTGCTCACCCAGCTGTTGCTCGCCGGAACCGGCAGCGATCAGAGCCAGTACCATCGCCTGCGGCTCGCCACCCTGGTGATCGTGGCCGGCACCGCCAAGGCCGTCACCAGTTGGCTCGACGGAAAGCTCACCGTGTCCCGAGACGACCTCATCGAGGAGGTCGCCCAGATGTCGGTCGCCGCGGCGCACACGGTGCGCAGCGATCTGTGA
- a CDS encoding 2Fe-2S iron-sulfur cluster-binding protein, whose product MRRPVRVVEVIRETDDAVTLVLQVTDGRPVDFRAGQYLTHCFDVDGVTVKRAYSISAAEGDRLACTVKAIDGGVVSGFVHRNVAVGYEYTVLGPSGDFVLPDDDAVPLAFLAAGSGITPVIGMIETALRQSPEREISLVYASRRQSEIIFERRLSELAASYPRLRVVHVLSQPASAWPGETGRLTGERAAALLAVGPDTQVFLCGPPELMDATTAALTSGGVDTDRIRRERFYAAPQHTRKLPTEPHDVEFRVTGRTVTQQPGETILDAGLRSGLKLNFSCTVGGCAACKLKVISGAVAVDEPNCLSDQERSAGYILSCSAYAQESVVLDA is encoded by the coding sequence GTGCGACGCCCCGTTCGGGTTGTCGAGGTCATCCGCGAGACCGACGATGCGGTGACGCTGGTGCTGCAGGTCACCGACGGGCGGCCGGTCGACTTCCGTGCCGGGCAGTACCTGACGCACTGCTTCGACGTCGACGGCGTGACCGTCAAGCGCGCCTATTCGATCAGCGCCGCCGAGGGCGATCGACTGGCCTGCACCGTCAAGGCGATCGACGGCGGCGTCGTGTCAGGCTTCGTGCACCGCAATGTCGCTGTCGGATACGAGTACACGGTGCTCGGACCATCGGGTGATTTCGTCCTTCCTGATGACGACGCGGTGCCGCTGGCGTTCCTGGCCGCCGGCAGCGGCATCACACCGGTGATCGGCATGATCGAAACCGCACTGCGACAGTCGCCCGAACGCGAGATCTCGCTGGTATACGCGTCGCGGCGGCAAAGCGAGATCATCTTTGAGCGGCGACTGTCAGAATTAGCCGCCAGCTATCCGCGGCTGCGGGTGGTGCACGTGCTCTCGCAGCCGGCGTCGGCATGGCCGGGAGAGACCGGGCGGCTCACCGGCGAGCGTGCCGCCGCGCTATTGGCGGTAGGCCCTGACACACAGGTATTTCTTTGCGGCCCACCGGAATTGATGGATGCAACTACCGCGGCGCTGACGAGCGGCGGCGTCGACACCGATCGCATCCGTCGAGAGCGGTTCTATGCGGCGCCCCAACACACTCGCAAGCTGCCGACCGAACCGCACGATGTGGAGTTTCGCGTTACCGGTCGCACGGTCACCCAGCAGCCGGGTGAGACGATTCTGGACGCGGGTCTGCGCAGTGGATTGAAGCTCAACTTCAGCTGCACCGTCGGCGGTTGCGCCGCATGCAAACTCAAAGTGATCAGCGGCGCGGTGGCGGTCGACGAACCGAACTGCTTGAGCGACCAGGAACGATCCGCTGGCTACATCCTCAGTTGCTCGGCGTACGCCCAAGAAAGCGTCGTCCTCGACGCCTAA
- a CDS encoding carbohydrate ABC transporter permease: MDTSEPGTAKRPKRPSLWRRRPWAGRLFVAPNLAAVVVFMLFPLGFSLYMSFQRWDLFTPPKFVGLGNFRDLFTVDPLFLIAVRNTAIFTVGTVAPTVLISLVIAGVLNRKVKGIGIFRTITFLPLAISSVVMAVIWQFVFDTNNGLLNIMLGWVGIGPIPWLIEPRWAMASLCLVSVWRSVPFATVVLLAAMQGVPETVYEAAKIDGAGEIRQFVSITVPLIRGAMSFVVVISIIHAFQAFDLVYVLTGANGGPETGTYVLGIMLFQNAFGFLEFGYASALAWVMFAVLLVLTVLQLRLTRRRSWEVSRGLG; this comes from the coding sequence ATCGACACATCCGAGCCGGGGACCGCGAAGCGCCCAAAAAGGCCGAGCCTCTGGCGCCGGCGGCCGTGGGCCGGGCGACTGTTCGTCGCGCCGAACCTTGCTGCCGTGGTAGTGTTCATGCTGTTCCCGCTCGGGTTCTCGCTGTACATGAGCTTTCAGCGCTGGGACTTGTTCACCCCGCCAAAGTTTGTGGGTCTGGGGAATTTCCGCGACCTGTTCACCGTTGACCCGCTGTTTCTCATTGCGGTGCGCAACACGGCGATCTTCACGGTCGGGACAGTTGCGCCGACCGTTCTCATCAGTCTCGTCATCGCCGGCGTGCTGAACCGGAAAGTCAAGGGCATCGGTATCTTCCGGACGATCACGTTCTTACCGCTGGCCATTTCGTCGGTGGTGATGGCAGTGATCTGGCAATTCGTCTTCGATACCAACAACGGATTGCTCAACATCATGTTGGGCTGGGTCGGCATCGGCCCGATCCCGTGGCTGATCGAACCCAGATGGGCGATGGCCTCGTTGTGCCTGGTCAGTGTGTGGCGAAGCGTGCCGTTTGCCACGGTCGTGCTGCTGGCCGCGATGCAGGGGGTTCCCGAAACCGTCTACGAGGCAGCCAAAATCGACGGTGCCGGCGAGATACGGCAGTTCGTGTCGATCACGGTGCCGTTGATCCGCGGTGCGATGTCGTTCGTCGTTGTCATCTCGATTATCCACGCATTCCAGGCTTTCGATCTGGTCTACGTTCTCACCGGTGCGAACGGGGGACCGGAAACCGGAACCTATGTCTTGGGCATCATGCTCTTCCAGAACGCCTTTGGATTCCTGGAATTCGGCTACGCCTCGGCGCTGGCCTGGGTGATGTTCGCCGTCTTGCTGGTGTTGACCGTACTTCAGCTGCGCCTCACGCGGCGCCGCTCGTGGGAGGTTTCCCGTGGGCTCGGCTGA
- a CDS encoding nuclear transport factor 2 family protein, with product MALPDRDDLLAAVERSPRAAAAHDRAGWVGLFTSDGRVQDPVGSQPHVGHEQIGRFFDTFIGPRDIKFHRDLDIVSGSVVLRDVELEVAMAPAVTMFVPAFLRYDLRKVNGDWKIAVLRAYWDLPAMMLQFLRSGAPAVSPALKLSQGLLGNQGLRGTAGFLTGFRRAGARRKTLVTTFLDAVGRGDTYAAGSLLSPTAAMTLGDDEVLDPAELAQQLRRVSWTKINGAGSTVAVSLASDHGRGIMFAELPWRGNLINRIRYFPA from the coding sequence ATGGCGCTGCCGGATCGCGACGATCTCCTGGCCGCTGTCGAGCGGTCGCCCCGGGCCGCCGCAGCGCACGACCGTGCCGGCTGGGTAGGCCTGTTCACCAGCGACGGCCGGGTCCAGGACCCGGTGGGCTCGCAGCCGCACGTGGGCCACGAGCAGATCGGCCGGTTCTTCGACACTTTCATCGGACCGCGAGATATCAAGTTCCACCGCGACCTCGACATCGTCTCCGGCTCGGTCGTCCTGCGCGACGTCGAACTCGAGGTGGCAATGGCACCCGCGGTGACGATGTTCGTTCCCGCCTTCCTGCGCTACGATCTGCGAAAGGTCAACGGCGACTGGAAGATTGCCGTTCTCCGAGCGTACTGGGACTTGCCGGCGATGATGCTGCAGTTCCTGCGGAGCGGAGCGCCGGCGGTGTCGCCGGCGCTGAAGCTGTCGCAAGGGTTGTTGGGCAATCAGGGCCTGCGCGGCACCGCCGGCTTCCTGACCGGGTTTCGCCGGGCGGGCGCGCGTCGCAAGACACTGGTGACGACATTTCTCGACGCGGTCGGGCGCGGTGACACGTACGCAGCTGGAAGTTTGCTATCACCCACTGCGGCAATGACTTTGGGCGATGACGAGGTCCTGGACCCGGCCGAACTAGCGCAACAGCTCCGTCGGGTCAGCTGGACGAAGATCAACGGTGCCGGATCAACGGTCGCCGTGTCGCTGGCATCCGATCATGGGCGCGGGATCATGTTCGCCGAACTGCCGTGGCGCGGCAATCTGATCAACCGGATCCGTTACTTCCCCGCGTGA
- a CDS encoding carbohydrate ABC transporter permease has product MGSADRVVMRNVVRVLALYTALIAIAWCALFPIMWALSGSLKREGEVSQPTLIPDHPQWSNYGEVFALMPFWRMLFNTVLYAGCVTAGQVFFCSLAGYAFARLHFRGRDTLFVMYLGTLMVPLTVTVIPQFILMRVLGWVDTPWAMIVPGLFGSAFGTYLMRQFFRTLPADLEEAAILDGCSPWQIYWRILLPHARPAVMVLAVLTWVNVWNDFLWPLLMIQRNSLATLTLGLVRLRGEYVARWPVFMATSMLILLPLVLVYGVAQRSFIRGIAATGLGG; this is encoded by the coding sequence GTGGGCTCGGCTGATCGAGTGGTCATGCGCAACGTTGTTCGCGTCCTGGCCCTGTACACCGCGCTGATCGCGATCGCCTGGTGCGCCCTGTTCCCGATCATGTGGGCCCTGTCCGGCTCGTTGAAGAGGGAAGGCGAGGTGAGCCAACCGACGTTGATCCCCGACCACCCGCAATGGTCCAACTACGGCGAAGTATTCGCGCTGATGCCGTTCTGGCGAATGCTTTTCAACACGGTGCTGTACGCCGGCTGCGTCACCGCCGGTCAGGTGTTCTTCTGCTCTCTCGCCGGATACGCCTTCGCGCGACTGCATTTTCGCGGCCGCGACACCTTGTTCGTCATGTATCTGGGCACGCTCATGGTACCGCTGACGGTCACCGTGATTCCGCAGTTCATCCTCATGCGCGTCCTGGGATGGGTGGACACGCCGTGGGCGATGATCGTGCCGGGGTTGTTCGGTAGCGCCTTCGGCACCTACCTCATGCGGCAGTTCTTCCGCACTCTCCCGGCCGATCTCGAAGAGGCGGCGATTCTGGACGGCTGCTCGCCCTGGCAGATCTACTGGCGAATCCTGTTGCCGCATGCCAGGCCGGCGGTGATGGTGCTGGCGGTGCTCACCTGGGTCAACGTGTGGAACGATTTTCTGTGGCCGCTGCTGATGATCCAACGCAACAGCCTGGCCACGCTGACCCTGGGCCTGGTGCGGTTGCGCGGCGAGTACGTGGCGCGCTGGCCGGTTTTCATGGCGACGTCGATGCTGATCCTGCTGCCGCTGGTGCTCGTCTACGGGGTGGCGCAGCGCTCGTTTATCCGCGGTATCGCCGCGACCGGACTCGGCGGCTAG